The Onthophagus taurus isolate NC chromosome 6, IU_Otau_3.0, whole genome shotgun sequence region tttttatttatacaaatacaTTCACGCAATACAAATGACTAGGCTTTTTGATTCtaatatcacaaaaaatcgaagttgaatcaataaaaataataattatacatTACTAGGCCATTAATACTTctcaaatttaatatcaattaatgttatatataatttatttttgcgtttttgaatcaaaataaaaagataaatacaCCTATTAATACATCACATCTAGATAAATAGGTATTTACAAAGGTTTTTGCTTCATTctttttattgctttttaataataaacaaaacgtTTACACATTTGTATTTTAATGAGCGATGATTTCGATTTTGTTTGGTAGCCAAGTTTGTCTATTAATAGACATTAAAGTATTATTGACTGCTAATCAACTGttataacgaaaataaaaatgtaccaGGCAAGAACATTCGTTTTGCTTTTAGGCTAATTtacatctaaaaaaatttaattactgaatcagtcaaaaaaaaatcagatctaaactttataaacgaattaaaatttatttaaacgagattcttaatcaaaaatttataatctaAGCGGActagattattttatttttcttggcgttctaaattgttaattaattgacATTCCTCAATCCAACCCGGTCGATCTCAATCCATTCTCGgcattatacaaatttttttccgCCCAAAAACTTGGTTCAAACACAAAAACCAttcaacttttagaacaactcGGTCCTGGTTTTGCATCTTTCTCGACGTCATCTTGTTTTTCAGTCGTCGTCAAAGCTTGTAATCTACCCGGTAAATCGGAGCTGCTCACAACCGCGTGTTCACCGAGTATATTTGGCATCGCGTTTCGACGTCCGGTTCGACCCGAAGATAGAAACTCCTTCGCGTGAGCTCCGTTTTCCGGAGATATCGCCGTGGAACTACTTCCACTAGTAGTGCTGCTCGAACTAGCAGATTGTTGCTTTTCCATTACAGCAAGCATCtttaatactaaaattaaaaataaaataataaaaaatataaacttgaaaattagtaaataatatacagggtgatcaATATAGGtactaaaatatatattgtatacaggaatttcatataactcgcaataaaGGAATGCAGTTAAGAAAgtactatgcacttgcactgttccatataaaatgcaacatagcttaatagtacaggcattgggtaatTTTGCAAAGGCAAAGTgttgcttggaaaaaggtgaCGTCATGGTAACGCTGTGTTAGTtatagtgatagtgtaaaactagaactaacacaagacctagaactagaaacacgTCTcacaagacggctaaacccgatactttctagttctagtgttagttctagttttaattcaataaaaatatgcaacatagtgatatcttatgttaactagcgctacctaccactgtcactagaactaacattagacctacaaCAAGAAACATTCATTATGTTCATTTTATATGGGACAAATTAAGTAGGGacgccctggtttctatggaaatatatttttgtatattgcgttttaagtaaaattcactgtataaagGTGATATCATGTTAGAAAGAATAAATTATGACGAACACAACTTTAtgttacattattaattattattccaGTTATAGTGGGTCAAACGTTATGACTAATTCTCATAAATATTTTCCTGATAAACTGTAAATGACCAAGAAAAGCTTTCCAAGTTATAACCATATAATTCCCCTTCAAaatgtacagtgtgttaattaattatcgtacccgacgtaaTCActacaagtatgcaaccaatatcacagtattggtattgcaataggcaaatcgcgtattataaaataaatactgttatagtggttgcatacttgtaatgatcgggtacgataattaatgaACACACTGTATTCTATTACCAAATCAGTATTAGTCACCTTTATAACGTCATTTCAGATTTTTTGATTCGCCCtgtatacaaaattttttttaatcatttcgtTTATTACCCGATTTTAAGTTCGATTTATAATTTAACACATATACATTAAAATcagataataaacaaattgttGCCCTATTTTTActacacctgtatattaaaaagaaaggtaaaaatgaattaaatgaatcataaattaataaatggtaTTAGCATAAGGATAATATGATTTATTGTTTCGTTATGATGACGCTATCTAAAAGTCGATTTATCttctcaaatattaattagtaaAATCGATAAGTTTTggtcaaaatcaaattgacataacctaaaaaaaataataatttgacatCTGTcaaattataatgaaaaaaattcatttttactttttaattattaatatgagtacaaaaaaaaaccttgatactacaactttttgttaatattttctcTCTATAAATCACCACACATCACCATCTAAATTGTAATTtgtttctaaataaataacattaggGTTAAGTGCTTCGCATGTAAAAATTGTCCACACGCTAAATAAAAGCTTTAAAGCTGATGCATGCCTGTTTAGCTTTTAGCTTTGATCAATCCGGCTCCTCCTTCAATTCGTCACGTACCTTTTTGTTTGATATCGGTTGGTTTTTTGATGGTTTTAGAAGTGGTTTTGGTGGTCGATTTTCGGACgattcttttcgttttcattttatttacttgTGGGGAGGGTTGTAACAAAACGCAAAAAACCTACCATATAAAAAAAGGTGGGCGTCCGACGCTTTCAaatcaaacaactttttttttcttcaatcaCCACACCGAACGGTTTctccaataaataaaagtttttggcgaatttcaaataattcgtGACATAAATCGACTCAAACACATTTATATTTCGTTCGGAAACGGAGACAcgtaataaacatttttgaaaaacgttttttaattGACGGTCGCGTTAAACTTGTATAAGAACGGAACACGCGAACAACCAGAACACTAGGAATAATGTGACGTTTGGTGACGTTTACCGTGGTGCTTTACGTAGCTAAAAGAGACCTTGAAAAAGATCGCCCGTGAATTCGGCGACATCTAACGGATGACGTCGAGAGCGCATTctaataaagttataaaagtATTGACGTAACTACttgaaattattgttattattattatagtcaatttaaaattatatgggtataaaaaaaatggtaatttaTATTAAGATCAATTCGTCGaagtaataatttcttttatgtgAAACGACAGGATGTTATATaaataacctcactttttataagtaaattagttaaattattgaatgtaaattttattaaataatttctaaataatattaatacaacaaaattatagttaattcttttttaaagcaaattatttataagaaattgtAATAGTTAGTGGCGGCATCTATTGGGAGGATTACGAATTAATCATTAAAgttatctttatttaattaaattgttaaattacaaattgtTGATTATCTTTAAGAATAAATCTTTACAGTTCATCTAAAAGGATGTTTTTGCTCCTTCCGATCCTACTTATTTCGTTACTTCCGGTATTATCTATTACCTCGCAAATAAATCCATATCGAATAGAACAATCTGATCCTTTATAATTATAAGATCTCAATGCCGTGTCATAAGCGAGACGCAAACACCTTCCATCACCAATAATTTCTTGTGCTGACGGATTCTTTTTATTGCCAGAGGTTGCTGTTGAAACTGGTCGAGCACTGTTACTCCATATCCATAATAAACCCGGATTTAAACCTCCAGTCCAAAAATCTTTAcctttaaacaaaataatatgtCAATCTCAACCTCACAAGATTAATTGTTAGTTATTGTGACGGAGAGATAAGtctgaaattaataaatatttgtggTAAAGActtgatttttaaagtgacagtttaattacaaaacataacctcacttgttaaagcaatatttaaacttttagGCATCATCCCTTACCTTTTAACACCAGTTaggtataaattaatattaacatatacAATACCTAATAACTATCAACTTcagtaataattaaaccttttCCCATACTAAGCCTGTTGTAGTTGAAGATCCAAATTAAGAAGAAcatgatttatatcttttaaaaaaatagaggAAGAGTTAAATCTGTGTAAATATTTAACAGGAATGAGATGGAAAGAAATTGCAAATAGATTTATATCAATCAGAgcaataaaatcaaagaataaaattaaaacaaacaagATTGACAATGAGGTTATATCTAGtttagttataacttataTCTCACATTTTACAGTGGTCTGGCTGGCTAAATATGGCCCAAAGATGTATCTAGCACACTATGTATGTTTTGTcacattattttatacaaatgtcCTCCCTATTTGTACCAAAAAATTCGGTtcaattaatctttttaaacTGTATTTAAACAAGGACTGACGCAAATGAGTGCTCTTTTAAAAAGGAGGTTAGATATCTGTTATTTCAGCAGCAGAGGGAAGATATTTAACAGTACTTATTGTATAGTTAActgtattttttgattttgaattgcttttttcttttttttcatgAATACAGGTGTCTCAAAAAAATGTACTCACACTTTAACTGTCATTACCATGCTGCCTTTTTTGTATTGTAggtgtaattaattaatcacagCATGGCAGGAAATGAACTTAGTTTGGAAGAGAGGAGTTTGTCCTGAAATGTTATTGGAACACCGAAAATGTCATTGAAATGCAAAGACGATTCAGAAGGGAATTCGTAAAACCGCCACCAACGCGACGGATCATTGCTCGCATTAGAGACAAATTTGAAGCAGATGGACCATCCAGAACGTCAGCAAGTAATGTTCTGGACGATCATGGACATCATGAAGCGTCTGCACTGGAAATGCTACAttccaacttaatttttttacgttttttattttctagaaTATTTTGATGGGGGGTGTTATTACTCCTAATAAGTGGAGGAATTATTATTACCTCTTAGATTGGGCGTAGATTGAATAAATCCAACAATATCTTGATTCTCCTCAATAGTTTCCATTTCAGCTAATGTACTTCCATGTTTTTTGCAATAAGAACTAGCTGCTTTCCAATCCATTTCCCTCCCAGCGTTTGCATGAAATAGATAACAACTACTACCAACTCTTGTATAATTTTCTAAACATggttctacaaaaaaaaaaaaaattaaataaaaaaaatgcaaaatacATGATTTCGAAATCACCTTTATCAATTCTGCTCCCCGCCATCACATAATACAACATTTGTTCAAGTTTTCTTAATCGTTTCTCCATAAAATCCATTCTAAAAACAAGTTTTTCGATGGCACCGAGTAAATAGAGATCGGTTTCGGAAACTTGTCGTCCAGAATTTGAAGTAGGTTTTAATTTAGTCGGATGATTACTTCCACTTAAAACTTTCCCGGGTGAAATTTTACTTTCTTTGTCATCTTGAATGGTAATTGAAGGAGAACCATCCGAGATTCTATCGGTTAGTGTTGATGGCACGAAAGCGTTTCCAACCGGGATTATCCTCATAACCCTTTTTTCCCTATAACTAATCGGTTTTGTTGCTAAATCTTCTAAAATCGGACCCCAAATACCGTCTTGGTTAAC contains the following coding sequences:
- the LOC111427839 gene encoding uncharacterized protein codes for the protein MFLIFVLISTILPQICITSNDTNEIVNQDGIWGPILEDLATKPISYREKRVMRIIPVGNAFVPSTLTDRISDGSPSITIQDDKESKISPGKVLSGSNHPTKLKPTSNSGRQVSETDLYLLGAIEKLVFRMDFMEKRLRKLEQMLYYVMAGSRIDKEPCLENYTRVGSSCYLFHANAGREMDWKAASSYCKKHGSTLAEMETIEENQDIVGFIQSTPNLRGKDFWTGGLNPGLLWIWSNSARPVSTATSGNKKNPSAQEIIGDGRCLRLAYDTALRSYNYKGSDCSIRYGFICEVIDNTGSNEISRIGRSKNILLDEL
- the LOC111428042 gene encoding uncharacterized protein — encoded protein: MKTKRIVRKSTTKTTSKTIKKPTDIKQKVLKMLAVMEKQQSASSSSTTSGSSSTAISPENGAHAKEFLSSGRTGRRNAMPNILGEHAVVSSSDLPGRLQALTTTEKQDDVEKDAKPGPSCSKS